The genomic segment CCACAGGGAACACTAACCGCGAACCTTGGAAAACGAGAACAGTACTTCGATATAGATGCGCTATCGCTCGATGAAATCCTACTGGATCCGAAAAAATGGGAGCAGGTGACCGATCTCATCCAGACTGATCACGAGGAATTCGATTTCATTCCATCGAACCAATCATTTAATGGCAACAAAACGCCATTGGATTCAGCTGACGCTGGTGAGCATCGCTTCGGGCGACTTCTCAAGCACATCGAACGGGACTATCATTACGTCGTGTGTGATTGCCCTCCTGATTTCTCACCTTATGCGAAAAATCCAGTGACAGCGGGGGAGAAAGTGGTCGTACCGATGATTCCAGAGACAGAAATGCCACACTCGGTCGACCTGCTGTTCGATCAGTACGATGTTCTCGAAATGATGCACGATTTGAACATCGAATATCCGGCGTTTCTCATGACGTACACCTCAACCAAGATGACCAACGAAAACAAGCGTATCATCGAATGGTTCGAAGAGTCGTTCGACGAGAAGGGTATTATCACCGATCATCGAGCAGCGTTCGCGCGTGCGAAAAAAAGCCAAAACTCTGTTTACGCACATAGTGAATCGCTGCGAAACGACGAACTCGTACAGTACGACGAGCTCGTACAACTCGTTTTAGAGCAGACATCACCACCATCTCTCGGGATCGATGTCGAAGCGGCAAAGAACACGTCCGTAGATGAGATTCGTCGCCAGCCGGATGAGGCCCACGAACAGCCAGCAAACGCATGAGTGACAGCGAGCCAGAAGACGAGTTCGAGAGCCAGCTCTCGAACGTCGGAAGCAGAACCAAAGAGAAACTCTCGGAAGCCGAGCGCAGAAAGGCCGAGAAACTCGGCGTATCGCCCGCAACGACCACCAGCGACGAGACCACTGAGACGAACGAGCAAAAGCCAGCGACGGGACCGACCAGCCAAGCTGGTGCTGTCGATCACCACGAATACCCGAATCCAGACAAAAAACAGGGATCGCTCTCGGACGTGTATGAGAAGACCAACGTGTTCTGGTCGCCACCTGTGAAAGCGGCGATGAACGAGCTCTGGACTGATATCGACTATGAATGGAAAAAATCCCACGATTCAGAGATAGAGAAACACTGGGACTTCTATCTGGCATGCTTTCGTGTGCTCCTCGAAAACGAAGACCTCATTCGTGAGGAACTCGGAATGGATACTGAAAAGTAATCTGTGAGATCAGACTAAATCACAATATTTTCATTAATTTGAGGCACTTAGTTAGGCTGTCTCGCGTAGTCCACAGTCCCACATCAGGCGCGGGACCGGATAGCTCGCGTTACGGCCTGCGACCTGCACGTTCACCTCCTGTAAATCCGAAAACAGCACCCAGAAGTCGTCAATGCCTGAGACGGCGCAGCCGATTTATCGATCGATCCCCTCAATATCAGTGTCCTAACAGTCACTGTCAGAGCTGTCAGCATTAGTATCATCCACCTCAGCCCACTCCGGCGTGTACTGGTACCAGACACCGTCGTCACGGACCACGTACACACCAGTCGCGGCATCTTCAATGACGCGATGATTGGAATCGAACGCGATATCGACGAGTCCTTCTAAAGACTCCACCTCGATCGTTGATCGGTCCGTGTCTGGGATCGTCCCTGTCGTAACCCAATCTTCGAACTCGGATCTGACCCTTTCATATCTGATATCTGTACGATCTGCCTCCGAAACGTCGAACCAGTCTTCTTCTCGTCCGTAGATGAGTCCGAGAAGAGCAAGGAGGGAAACGAGTAGCACAGCAGTCGATCCCACCTGTGTGAGTGTTTCAGGCTGGGTGGATACCTCCACAGGTTGAATGATCGGCACCTCTTCCCTAGGGGTTCGAGTGGGTGAGACCACGACGTAATCCATCGTGCTGTTGATCGGAAGCGTGTAGTTGAACGTCCGATTGACAGGGTACCCGTCGATCGTACCCGAAACTTCAGTCGTGACGAACACTTGCGTCCGAATATCTGCTATTTGATAGAGGGATTTGTGTTCTTGATGAAGATCCCGTTTGCGGTCGCGGAGTCGGTCTGCATCGATGGAGAACGATGTGTTCTTCATTTCCCCTGCTTGGAGTTCGGTCACGTCGGCAGCGATCGGACGTTTGTTCTGCCAAATGCGTCGTTGGATAACATCTTCTGTTTTGTCATCTTTCTCTTCGTAGTGAGCGAAATCGACGATTCGTGCTTCCGTCGACACCGTTGCGTTTCCGGATGCTCCACCAAGTTGGAACCAAAACGTCCCGTTGAGTGTCGGCGTTGAGTTCGTTATATAAAACATTCTATCATTACGGACGTCACCCTTGTCGAACACTAGGGAATCGTTGATGACTGTACCGCTGTGATTGAATCCACCATTGACTCCCCACGAGTCGACAGGACGGTGTTCGACGTGTGAGCCAGGAGAGAGTACTGTCGAGTACGTTGCCCAAGCACCTCCAGCTGCGATGATGGCAAGGACGATCGCAACCACGAAAAAGTAATCGTCGATCAGTACCTTGAGCCGTGTTTGTCGATTCGAATCCATCGTTTTAAATTTCCATTAGATGGTGCATGTTCAGAATTTCAGTCGTCGTTTGATGCTCCGTAGGAGTGAATTCCGACTCTGACGTGGCCGGAGATAGCCACGTCCGAGAAGTGGTATCGCTACAGCCAGAAACGCTCCGAGTACAACCGCGTCGATGACGATCACCGGTAGCCATGGATGCAGACGATACAGAACGTCGATCCACGACGGAGGCAAGATAGCCAAATACCGGCGTTCGTTGACATACCGGGGTAATATCCTATTTCTTCTGGGGCTGAGAGCTCGATACTAACCGTTTGTCGATCACCTGGTCCTACGATCACGTTCTCATCTGGGGTTTTGACACCCTCACTAGCCGGATCAAGGTAAGTCACGACCGGTACGATCCCCCCATTTGGAACACTGTAATTGAGCTGTTCGGTCTGGCCACTAGCGATGACAGAGGGACCACTGGAGTCTTGATCGACACTGACAACATCGAATTCCTGTATACCACCAGGAACGATCATCGTAGCCGTCAACGAAGCGATGAGTACGCCGCCGAGAGCGAGCGCGATTGCTAATTTCGGTATCCGACGGGTACGTTTGCGTTTACGCTTTCGTTTCCGTCGTCGCGCTCTCGATCCCTCACCCTCAGCGAACACACTCACGATGTAAAGGAGGATACCAGCACCGAACAGCAGGTACGAGAGTCCTTGCGTGCCCAATAACGATCGCGTTCCTAACGCGATCGCTATCGAACGCTGCATATTCGTGACTGTGTCTCGGATAGCGGTGAACGCTGTCCCGAGCTGTGGGATCACGATCGGGTTATTACCGATGAGGATCGCTTTGCCGACGATCTGATGGCTCTTGACGAGAGGTTCACCACCTTCCTGATCGGTGAACGGGTTGTTATCACCTCGAGTAACCACCCCACGGCCCGTCTTCTCAACAACCCGATGTGTCGTGAGACCTCCGTTATCATCGTTGAGCGTTTTGGCATTGAAGACGACGATGTCGCCTTCCTCAACGGAGCCAGTGACCATAGAAGGGAGTACGAGGTACCCATCACCAGTCGACAACGTTGATTCCATGCTGTCACTAGTGACGTACGCCAGTAACACCGGCTGTCCGATGAACTGTCCCACCGCAATAGCGACGACGGCGAGAACGAGAACGATCTGTAGTGCCGACCCAACCTTGTTCCGAACCATTCTATGCTACGAATATATCATATTTTCCATAGTATGCTGTCCGAGATGGCTACTACGGAACCTGTCACTCATGGTCGTAAGGGCTGTGTCGTTGTGTTTATCGATCCGGTTTGGGAGGTACCACCTGCACACGTGACCGGGACCGAGTGCTCGGTCGAGGCGGAGAGTCCCGACCCTGTTGCCTCGATTGAGACGTTAACCGTCTCTGTCTCACCCGTTAGAGAGTTACATTCGACGGTAGCCATCAACTGACTAGAATCTCCTGAAGGGATCGACTCGTCTGGAACAGTCGGATTTCGAACTGTAACATCCCCTGTATGATTCTCAGAAACAGAGACCTCGATTGACGTGAGTGATGTGGAAAAACGATTCGTAATCGTTCCAAGAACGACTTGTGTATTATTACTACTGTTTCCCATACTGTTCCCTAACATCCTGTTCTGTCCGATCAGAGGAAGCTGTCCAAGCGAATAATCGACTCCGGTTTGGGACACCGTCGGATCTGCAGCTTCGATCTCGAGGTATGCTGATTCGTCCGCAACATCGACGGACGTCTGTTGTTCTGTGGTTACACTGGTGAATGCTCCCGTTCCAGTTATCACGAGAATGAGACTACCAACGACTAGAGCTACACTGAAATATCTGAGTCTGGAACTGTTTCGTCTCATGGGTTGTACTTCACCTCCGGAGGTGTTCTATGACTACCGAGATGCATCGTCCGGCTTCGGTAAGTGTGGATGAGACCGGATATCGTGATCACGAAGCTGAACAACAGTGACCATCCCTGAACAGAGATAGCAGTCAACGGCCATGCATTGATCATCGTTATCGCCAATAGTACCACACAACTAACCAGTCCGATGCCGAGATAATACATACTCCACGGGATGGTACGCTCGGGACGACCTCAAGGTAGATATCTAGCGTCTCCAGCCGTTCAGTTACCTCGATATCGCCACTGGTAACGGAAAAGTCGATAACATCGGCTTCATCAAGCGCCGGGAGATGTGTCTGTTGAAGCGATGTGTACGCACGCTTTCTCTGTCGTGCTGTCACTTGTTCAACTGGAATTCCAGCTTCCCATGCAGCGATCTGTTCGGCAAGCTCACTCAGTTGAGTACATTTGTTGTGAGTAAGATATCTGATTGCCCACCGTCGTCGACGATTTCCGAGGAGTTGAAACAGCGTATCCTTTGTGAACGATGTGTCTGCCGGTTTGATATTCATACCTTCTCGTGCCTGCGAGTATCCTTGATTCATGCATGACTGCGTGAGCAACAACTGACCGACGTAGGTCAGCCGTCTAGAGGGCGACTCATCGGATATGATGGTTCAACCCCAATGATATTTAAGGCTATCGATAGTTCATTCGGTTTCTAGTTTAGTTCTATTACGTTACTATATACTCACGGATAGATATGATGTCCATAAGGTACAGAATCGGCTGTGAACTATCGTAAACTGAATAGAATCCGTTTTCAAGCAATGCTTGAAAATCTTCAAGCACACCAATACAAAGTATCCCCCAGCCTTGGGGTTACGTAGGATCCCACACTGATACACATCTGACTGTGGGTGACAACAGGTAACTAAAACGATTCATGTACGTACCACGAGGAAAATTCTTGGCGTTGGTTATGATCGTCGTTGCGGCGTCTCTGGTTACAGCCACGGGCGCCTTCTCAAGTGTGCAAGCCGAACGGACGGCCGAAGTCAATGTGGTAGGTGACGAAAACGCGTATCTCGGTCTCACGGGAACCAGTCCGTTCGCAGAAGAGAACGAGCAAACCGGAGAGTTGGAGATCAACTTTGACGCGGATCATAAGACAGACAAAGGTGGTAAGGGCGTCAATCCCAGATCCGTCACTGCCTTCGACAACGTCTTTACCATCACCAATCAGGGTACAAAAGAGGTAGATGTCACAGTGAAAGGCGGCACTGAGGAAGACATCTCCATCTACGATGGTGAGACTGGTAAGGCTATCGAAGGGAAGAGAATCATCCCCGGAGAAAGCATTCAGGTCGGTCTCGAGATCGATGCCTCCGATAAAACGAAGTCGGATGACACGTTCACCGAAGAGATCACGATTTCGGCAAACAGTCCGAATGCTAATAATACCGTGAGCCTTCCGAACGCAAGTTCGAGCAACCCCGGTACAAACTAATCTAAAGCGTAAGAAAGCTGTTCTATAACAGTTTTTTCGGGTTTTATGGACGAATCCGCTCGGATGACGAGACTGCTGTATTTTATTCGATGCCAGTGACCACCCCTCGTTTTGACGGTGACCAGTAGACCCTTTCGACGAGCCCGTCTCTGACGTGCTCGTTAGGACCACGAAACCCACGACTCCCACACCCCTCTATCGATGTGTTCACGGCTTGAATCGTACCGTACTCCTACCGCTTCCACTCCCACACCCCTCTATCGATGTGTTCGACCGACCGAGAGAGGGGCGTGAGAAAACAGAGACCACGCACACCGACGATCTAAGACGGGGGAACACGGTGAAAACAGTGGATTCAAGCGGTATAACCAGCGATTCTGCTAGTTAGTTCGAAGTCAACGTCATAACTAGCAGTGACTGCAGCGAACTCGATGTTGCTAGTAACACTATCACTTAGAATTATCCTAACTACTACTCTACTAGGTTATTTTATATTTTATCTATTCTGTTCTTTATCGTCTATATTTTACCTATTATATACTTATATTTGTTAATTATCATTGTAATATTATTAACATATTCTAGGGGTGGCGTAATATACGCAGAACACATCGATAGAGGGGTGTGGGAGTGGTAGATAAATACGATGTGGATAACAGCAATAATATCTACTACAATATAATATTTCATATATTATTTATTGTAGTATGTGTTGTACTATGTAATATAATATATTTACATAATATAAATTATAATTATAATGATATGGACTATTATACTGATTGATACACCGTTCTTCCCTCCCCCCACTCAGTACGCAGAACACATCGATAGAGGGGTGTCTCTCACTAGCTTTCAACGCTAACACTTCGTTAGTCGTTGGCATTAGCTCATACAGTTCCTATTCAAACTTCCAAGAGAGGAGGCGAGTATCGATTCATCCAGCAAATCACACTTCGATAAAGGTGAGGAACCTTTTTGATCACTCCCTGTATGGTTCCTCACATGGATTCTGATGACTCCCAGATACCCACTGAGACGGAATCATCTGAGAACGAGTTACCCACTGACACTAACCATTCGACAGCCGAAGTGGCAACGTCCACAGATACCTCGGAGCAGTCATCACAGTCCATCGAAGAGATGCTACTTGAATTCGACGAACAGGATGGATTGATTCGTGACCGATCTCTTCTCGACCCAAACTACGTGGTCGAAGAAGACCGAATCGTCGGCCGTGATAAGCAACTTCAGGAAGTAACGAAAATGCTCCGTGTCGCTCTTGGAAACAACCGTCCACCTAATCTCTTTCTTTATGGTCCATCCGGAACAGGAAAGTCGCTTATAATGAAAGCTGTCTGCAAAAATATTCACAAAATATGTGAATCACGGGATATAAAATTTGGAACGGTAGAAGTGAATTGCCAAGATTTGGATACATTGAACATTGCAGTTTATGAACTGGCGGAGCAATCCGCGAACGAGGCGGGTGTAGATGTCGAAGTCCCAAAGCACGGTGTGGCAACGAAAGAAAAATGGGATGAACTCTACCGCATCGTCAACGAGAATTTCGATTCGGTGGTGTTCGTACTCGATGAACTCGATATGCTCGTCGGTCGTCGGGACAAGCAGGATCCCGCCTTTTCTCGACTCCTGTATCAACTCTCCCGGGCAGGAGCCAACGATGATCTGACCGCTTACATCTCCGTCGTTGCAATATCGAACGACACGAAGATGATGGAATCGGTTGGAAGCCGCGCTCTGAGCTCGTTTACTCCCGAAGATGTGCACTTCGATGACTACGATGCGAGACAGCTGCAGGCGATTCTTCGTCGACGGCAAGATGCGTTTCATGAGGGAGTGGTCGACAGTGGTGTGATACCCCTTGCAGCAGCGGTCGCGGCCCAAACCCACGGCGATGCAAGGAAGGCGATCGATCTAATGCGTGTTGCTGGTGAGCTCGCAGAGCGCGAGGGAGATGATGGTATCCGCGAGGAACACGTCCGACAGGCCCAAGATAAAGTGGAAAAGAATCGTGTTTTGGAAGTCGTCCGTGGTATCAGTACCCAGAAGAAGATCTGCTTGTACGCGACGGCAGCTGTCGCAGCACAAACCGCTGACGGGGCTGCTCGGAGTACGACGGGATATCGTGTGTATCAGTATCTGACGGACGCGATCGATGTCGATCAATATTACCAGGAAACATACGTAAATAAAATGAAAGAGTTGACTACGTATTCTCTTCTCGACTTCGAACGACGGAGTCACGGTCCCAGCTCCGGGATGTTTCTCGAATTCCAGTTCGGTGAGCAGCCGGAAACGATTTTGGAAACGCTTCGTGAAGATTCACGAATCGATATGATTTCGAATCATGAAGTTGAGTCAGTTGTCAAAGCACAGATCCAGAACGAAACGTAGACGATATATTATTGAGAGTCATCTAAAGACACCCCTCTATCGATGTGTGTCCTTTCCTATGGACACCCCCTTATCGATCTGTAAACGGTTGTTTATCCGCTTTTTTATTTTATAGAATGAAGTAATAATTTCCTAAAGCACATGAATGATTCCTTGTCGCGAGAACTGTGGTCGGTTTCTGTTCCGTTCACACATCGATAGAGGTGTGTGGGAGTATGCTCAGATAGGGTGGGGACATCCGAACAGGGTTACACATCGATAGAGGGGTGTCTATCTTCGTTTGAGTGCCGATGGTGAAACTTCGATAAACGATATCTCGTAAGAACTCTGAGAAAACAAGGTCAGGTGTGAAATACGGGAATCGGAAACAGAGACCGAACGGTTGTCCGATTCGTATCATCGTACCTCAAGCGACTAATGTTGCCTTCCATAGGCGAAGTTCTGATGTGACCGACTTCCTACTCGATCGTGATTACTGATGGTCATCCCCCTGTGCACGTAACCCCGTCGGATGAAACGATCTCAGAAATCGACGACGATACAGTTACTATTGGGACATATAATATAAGGTATGAAAATAATAAGAAATAAAAATAATCTCAATATTTATCGATACGACGTGTTCAAGGGAATCAGCGCTGTTACTACGGTAAACGTCTATAACTGATACACCGCTACGTAACGATTGTACCAGGTTTCGATATAGAATTTAAGATTATTTTACTTATTTATATCTGTATAACATAGTATATGTGAATATTATCATCGATAATGCAACACTGCTACTTCGAGGAGAGAGATCTTCTTCGTTCAGTTTTGGTTGTACCCGGTGGGAATGATCGATTTTCCATTACAAGAGTACACCTGTAATATAACTCTATCGCTCACATCTGACCGGTGACTTTAATCGATCTCTATCACAGAACAGGAAGTTCGCATCGGTGACTCCGTTTCTGTTCCCTTCTCGGGAACGGCATTAATCACTCTTAGTAGCATTCCTCGGGATCGAACGGTCCTATTTTTGATGACTGCTAGCAGCGAATGAGACCGGCATTCTTACTAATGATAATTGTTACTAGAATAAATTTATTATCTTGTTTGTGTATTGTGATGTTGGTGTCTAGTGATGGCACATGACAGACGCACGTTTTTACGTGCGATCGCAGCAGGCAGTATCGGAACCGTTGTACTCGGAGGCACGGCCACGGCAGCCTCTGACGTTATGATCGAGGGAGCTGGTACGGACATCTGGGACGAGGCCGATGAAGGCCACTACTACTTTACGGAGGTCAGCGGCGACTTCGATGTTATCGTCCGAGTAGACGAGATAACGAATACCGATGAATACGCCAAAGGTGGATTGATGTTCCGTGAGTCGCTGGAAGCCGAATCGAAGAACGTGATGATTAGGAACACGCCGGGTCACGATAC from the Halocatena salina genome contains:
- a CDS encoding ParA family protein — translated: MTATDTTPEVIAVSFQKGGTGKTFTSMNLAGGLAARGFDVLLVDFDPQGTLTANLGKREQYFDIDALSLDEILLDPKKWEQVTDLIQTDHEEFDFIPSNQSFNGNKTPLDSADAGEHRFGRLLKHIERDYHYVVCDCPPDFSPYAKNPVTAGEKVVVPMIPETEMPHSVDLLFDQYDVLEMMHDLNIEYPAFLMTYTSTKMTNENKRIIEWFEESFDEKGIITDHRAAFARAKKSQNSVYAHSESLRNDELVQYDELVQLVLEQTSPPSLGIDVEAAKNTSVDEIRRQPDEAHEQPANA
- a CDS encoding orc1/cdc6 family replication initiation protein, translated to MLLEFDEQDGLIRDRSLLDPNYVVEEDRIVGRDKQLQEVTKMLRVALGNNRPPNLFLYGPSGTGKSLIMKAVCKNIHKICESRDIKFGTVEVNCQDLDTLNIAVYELAEQSANEAGVDVEVPKHGVATKEKWDELYRIVNENFDSVVFVLDELDMLVGRRDKQDPAFSRLLYQLSRAGANDDLTAYISVVAISNDTKMMESVGSRALSSFTPEDVHFDDYDARQLQAILRRRQDAFHEGVVDSGVIPLAAAVAAQTHGDARKAIDLMRVAGELAEREGDDGIREEHVRQAQDKVEKNRVLEVVRGISTQKKICLYATAAVAAQTADGAARSTTGYRVYQYLTDAIDVDQYYQETYVNKMKELTTYSLLDFERRSHGPSSGMFLEFQFGEQPETILETLREDSRIDMISNHEVESVVKAQIQNET
- a CDS encoding DUF5305 family protein produces the protein MDSNRQTRLKVLIDDYFFVVAIVLAIIAAGGAWATYSTVLSPGSHVEHRPVDSWGVNGGFNHSGTVINDSLVFDKGDVRNDRMFYITNSTPTLNGTFWFQLGGASGNATVSTEARIVDFAHYEEKDDKTEDVIQRRIWQNKRPIAADVTELQAGEMKNTSFSIDADRLRDRKRDLHQEHKSLYQIADIRTQVFVTTEVSGTIDGYPVNRTFNYTLPINSTMDYVVVSPTRTPREEVPIIQPVEVSTQPETLTQVGSTAVLLVSLLALLGLIYGREEDWFDVSEADRTDIRYERVRSEFEDWVTTGTIPDTDRSTIEVESLEGLVDIAFDSNHRVIEDAATGVYVVRDDGVWYQYTPEWAEVDDTNADSSDSDC
- a CDS encoding DUF7344 domain-containing protein, translated to MNIKPADTSFTKDTLFQLLGNRRRRWAIRYLTHNKCTQLSELAEQIAAWEAGIPVEQVTARQRKRAYTSLQQTHLPALDEADVIDFSVTSGDIEVTERLETLDIYLEVVPSVPSRGVCIISASDWLVVWYYWR
- a CDS encoding signal peptidase I, producing the protein MVRNKVGSALQIVLVLAVVAIAVGQFIGQPVLLAYVTSDSMESTLSTGDGYLVLPSMVTGSVEEGDIVVFNAKTLNDDNGGLTTHRVVEKTGRGVVTRGDNNPFTDQEGGEPLVKSHQIVGKAILIGNNPIVIPQLGTAFTAIRDTVTNMQRSIAIALGTRSLLGTQGLSYLLFGAGILLYIVSVFAEGEGSRARRRKRKRKRKRTRRIPKLAIALALGGVLIASLTATMIVPGGIQEFDVVSVDQDSSGPSVIASGQTEQLNYSVPNGGIVPVVTYLDPASEGVKTPDENVIVGPGDRQTVSIELSAPEEIGYYPGMSTNAGIWLSCLRRGSTFCIVCIHGYR
- a CDS encoding DUF1102 domain-containing protein, with the translated sequence MALVMIVVAASLVTATGAFSSVQAERTAEVNVVGDENAYLGLTGTSPFAEENEQTGELEINFDADHKTDKGGKGVNPRSVTAFDNVFTITNQGTKEVDVTVKGGTEEDISIYDGETGKAIEGKRIIPGESIQVGLEIDASDKTKSDDTFTEEITISANSPNANNTVSLPNASSSNPGTN